From one Bacteriovorax sp. BAL6_X genomic stretch:
- a CDS encoding YdiY family protein, whose product MKRILVMAILFGQFAHAQFKSEDEITFITSGGNTNKKTYDFASRNSYKWETNTLTFNGTYSYGESDDEVDDENWSALLRFDHILSKKIDIFAADLLESDRFKGFWARNNIDVGFKYKFIDEDKFKMLTEIGYRYTRENFVQNEPDNHEQKLRLYYQVSKELRKGVTARYWLEYIPSLQNSENYIINMEPSIRMLINSTFSLKAGVLWEYENEPVEGRDQHDYKTTISLLANF is encoded by the coding sequence ATGAAAAGAATTTTAGTTATGGCCATCCTATTTGGTCAATTCGCTCACGCTCAATTTAAGTCAGAAGATGAGATAACATTCATTACTTCTGGTGGAAATACTAACAAAAAGACTTACGACTTTGCTTCTCGTAATTCATATAAGTGGGAAACAAACACACTAACTTTTAATGGTACGTACTCTTATGGTGAATCTGATGATGAAGTTGATGATGAAAACTGGAGTGCCCTACTTCGTTTCGATCATATCCTTTCAAAGAAAATAGATATTTTTGCAGCAGACCTACTTGAATCAGATCGATTCAAAGGCTTTTGGGCAAGAAATAATATCGATGTCGGTTTCAAGTATAAGTTCATTGATGAAGATAAATTTAAAATGCTTACTGAAATTGGCTATCGTTATACGAGAGAAAACTTTGTTCAAAATGAGCCTGACAATCATGAACAAAAACTTCGCCTTTACTATCAAGTGAGTAAAGAGCTTAGAAAAGGTGTAACCGCACGCTATTGGCTCGAATATATTCCAAGTCTACAAAATAGTGAAAACTATATTATAAATATGGAGCCTTCAATTCGAATGCTAATCAACAGTACATTCTCACTCAAAGCAGGTGTCCTTTGGGAATATGAGAATGAGCCAGTTGAAGGAAGAGACCAACATGACTACAAAACAACAATTAGTCTTCTTGCAAATTTTTAG
- a CDS encoding mechanosensitive ion channel family protein has protein sequence MKELLSEVNINKLTNVAADYGFQFIKVIVVLIIGLKVINFIDRLVDKALQKKEVELSLRGFITSIVSIALKIGLFITIIGMVGIKTTSFVAMLGAAGLAFGMSLQGALGNLAGGVLILFFKPFKVGDVIEAQGFTGKVKEIGLFCTILNTADNKTVILPNGSLSSGSIVNFSAENIRRVDMTFGIGYGDDIKKAKEVLEKLTKEHPLILNEPETLIAVSALADSSVNFAVRPWVKSADYWQVMFDMQENVKLEFDKEGISIPFPQRDVHIYQEK, from the coding sequence ATGAAAGAATTATTAAGTGAAGTAAATATTAATAAACTTACAAACGTAGCAGCAGATTATGGATTTCAATTTATTAAAGTAATTGTTGTCTTAATTATCGGACTAAAAGTTATCAACTTCATTGATAGACTCGTTGATAAGGCCCTTCAAAAGAAAGAAGTTGAGCTTTCTTTAAGAGGGTTCATTACTTCTATAGTAAGTATAGCTCTTAAAATTGGGTTATTTATTACTATCATTGGCATGGTAGGGATAAAGACGACGAGTTTTGTCGCAATGCTTGGTGCTGCTGGTCTTGCCTTTGGTATGTCACTTCAAGGAGCACTTGGAAACCTTGCGGGTGGTGTTCTAATTCTTTTCTTCAAACCATTTAAAGTTGGAGATGTGATAGAAGCACAAGGTTTTACAGGTAAAGTAAAAGAGATAGGTCTCTTCTGTACAATATTAAATACAGCAGATAATAAGACAGTTATTCTACCAAATGGATCTCTTTCATCAGGAAGTATTGTTAATTTCTCAGCTGAGAATATTAGAAGAGTTGATATGACTTTTGGAATTGGATACGGAGATGATATCAAGAAGGCCAAAGAAGTCTTAGAAAAACTGACAAAGGAACATCCATTAATTCTTAACGAACCTGAAACCCTTATTGCGGTTTCGGCCCTTGCGGATAGTTCTGTTAACTTCGCAGTAAGGCCATGGGTAAAGTCAGCGGACTACTGGCAAGTAATGTTTGATATGCAAGAGAATGTAAAATTAGAATTTGATAAAGAAGGAATTTCAATTCCTTTCCCTCAGAGAGATGTTCATATCTACCAAGAAAAATAA